TCCGTCCCTGACTTTGCAACATCCTCCGCCGGGCGCGCATGCCAGCCACACCAGTGATGGAATCAAACGGGGCCGGGAACATTGATGCGATTGTTGGGGATAGGGCAAGACCTCCTGACGTAGACGAACTTTGACGATGCGGCGCTAGGCAGAGACGTCGATGTCTTCGACCCGACTGCTGGGTGGGGGAATTGATAAACCGTCGGCTCGTCATCCTTCCAGGTGAAAGTCAATGGCCTTGCGAATGAGTTTCTCGGTTTCCTCGACGGTGGCGCCTGTCGCCACGCAACCGGGCAAATCGGACACGTACGCGGCATAGTTTGATCGTGCCTTTTCGATCACGACGTTGTAGCGGATAGTCTTTCCCTCACTTCTTCCATCCAGCTTGCTCGAAGATACAGCCAGACGCTCCCCGTGCTCCCCACACTTGTCAATCGCTTCACGCTTCACGAGGAACGCCTCACGCGGGGGAAAGTTACCAGCGGTGGTCCCAGTAGCCGCGATGCCCGAACAACCGTGGACCCCGGTAGAAGTTGAAGCTGGGGCCGAAGTACGGTGGGCCGTAGATCCACGGGCTGCCCAAGTACAGCGAGAAGCCTACCGAGGGATACCCATAGGAGTATGCATACCAATATGGGTAGGCATATGGGATGACCGGTGCGACGGTCACGGGAGGGGGCGCGGATTGGCGTTCCTGGCTGGCGGCCGCCGTTTGACGGTCAACCTGTTCTTTCAGTTGGGCGACCGTGTCTTGTTGCGCCTTCAGTTGGCCTTCCAGCTTCGCAATCTTCTCGCCCTGGATTTCGATCAAGGTTCGGACGCAGCGCGCCTGCGCCTCTCCCGTGTACCCTGAGCATTCCCAGGGCACTTCCGCGTCGGTCGCCCCTGCCGGGAATGCGGAGAGGAGAACCCCTGTCCCCACTCCCCACGCAAGCAAGACAGCCCAGCGCCGTCGCCCATTCTGAGAGGATTCCATAAGAGTCCTCGTGGGACGTTCCGTAGGTTCCTCCCTTCTTGCCGGCTCATCTATAACGTACCACGCGTCCGGGTGCTAGAACAGGCCCCTCCATTGCATTGAGAGGAGCTAATAACGAGTAGCGAATAGCAAATAGCTGTCAGCTTAACCCCTCCTTCGCAAGGAGCGGCAAGGGGAGGTAGAGGTGTGACCGGTTGTGCCAACAATGCGACGGGGTTACGGCCGAAAGCTTTGTGTTGGAAAGAGCGGACGTGGCGGCGGTCTGTGATGGAGGGTTTGAGACGATGTCGATCGCAGGTATCGGCTTATGACAGGACGCCTTCGAGCTCCGCCTCGTCTACGATATTTCGGCCCTGGGTGTGTGCGACAATGCCGTAGTAGATCGCCTGGGCGCTCTCCGACCAGCTCGAGTCGATCGGCAGGCCTCGAAAGGCGGCTTCGGCGGCTTTCTTCTCGTCAAAACTGAGTGTGCGGTTCTGATTCGGCGCCATGTTCCCTGTTCCTCGTGACCCTATCGGCAGTGTTCTGTCTGTACCCATCCTATCCGATAAGCAACTCCTTTGCCACTGTGAGAGCGAATTCTGATGGCGGAGCGCTCTTCCTGAACCATCAAGGAGTTGCGATCCAACATGGTTTCAAAGAGACGGAGAGGGGGGAAACAGGCCACATGCAGCCGACAGTGAAATGGCAAAATGCCCCAGAATGCTGACGGCCATGCTGTCCGGCTTCGGTGGCCGCGGTAAGACCTTGGATGGTACGCTGGGGCAACAGTGGGGGCTGACCATGCCGAGAATCGTGGCTCACTTGGATATGGACGCATTCTTCGCAGCGATTGAAGAGCGGGACAATCCCGCCCTGCGCGGGGTGCCATTGGTTGTCGGCGCCGATCCGAAGCAGGGCCAGGGACGCGGCGTGGTCTCGACCGCGAACTATAAGGCCCGCGAGTATGGGATCCATTCCGCGCTCCCGATCTCCCGCGCCTGGCGGTTGTCCGAAGCAGCCAGAAAGCGGGGAGAGCCGGCTGTCGTGTTCCTGCGGGTCGATATGCGGAAGTATGCGCAGGTGTCCCATCGGATTATGGAAATCCTCCGGCGGTTTGTGACACACCTCGAACAGGCCAGCATCGATGAAGCCTATCTGGATCTGAGTTTCACGGGCTCGTATGAACAAGCCGAAGCCCTGTGCCGCCGGATCAAAGAGGCCATTCGGGTCGAGGAGGGGCTCACCGCTTCGATTGGCATCGGGCCGAATAAGCTGGTTGCCAAGATCGCGTCAGGCCTCAGGAAGCCGGACGGGTTGACCATCGTGAGAGAGGATGAAGCCGAAAAGTTTTTGGCTCCGTTACCTGTGCGCGCGATTCCGGGCATCGGTCCGAAGACGGAAGAGTGGTTGGCCAAACGGGGTATCAGGTTGGTGAAGGATCTCAGGCGCTACTCGCCGGAGGACCTCCACGAGCTGTTCGGCAAGCGTGGGATCGATCTCTATGAGAAGGCGCGAGGGCGGGATGACTCGCCGATCGAGGAGTTCTATGAGCCCAAGTCGATTGGGGAGCAGGAAACGTTCGAGCGGGACACGTTCGACCCCACGGTCCTGGGCGACCGGCTCAAGGCGATGTGCCAAGGTGTGGCGGCCCGTCTGGCGGAGGAAGGGGACGTGCGATTTCGGACAGTCGTCCTCACCGTGCGCTTTGCCGATTTCGAGACGGTGTCGCGCTCCCACACCCTGCGGGAGCCGACCGGCTCCGCCAAGGTCCTCGAGCTGGAGGCGTTGAAGCTTCTCCTGCCGTTCTTGGATGCGCGCGAGAATCCCAAAGGCAAGCTCATCCGGCTCCTCGGGGTCCGGGTGGAGAAATTGGACCGGTCGTCCGGCGGGGAGAGTGTCGGAGGGTTGGTTTGAAAATGCGGGTCCTGTCACCGACCAGCCCGTCCGTGCTCGCACCCCGCCCGGTGTAGGGACCCCGCTGCGCGCGGCCGGGCACCCAGGTCGGCGCCACCCGCATTTTCATCCAGCAGGGTGAGCCGAAGGCTCATGGTGACTGTTGTGAGGTGCGCTCTGCTTATCCGAGCCGCTCCCGCCCGTGCGGGGCGTGAAGGTCCTGGTCGGGACCGAGGGGCACGATGCGCGTGGGGTTGATGTCGTCGTGGGTGACGTAGTAGTGCCGCTTGATGTGATCGAAGTTCACCGTCTCGGCGATCCCGTCGTGGTGGTACAGGTCTTTCAGGTAGCCCAATAGGTTAGGGTAATCCATGATCCGCCGGATGTTGCACTTGAAGTGTCCGTGGTACACCGCGTCGAACCGGACGAGCGTGACGAACAAGCGCCAGTCCGTCTCGACGAACCGCGATCCGAAGAGATAACGCCGATCCCGCAAGCGCGCCTCGAGCTGATCGAGCGCGTCGAACAGGCGCCGTACGGCCCGCTCGTAGACTCGCTGCGACGTGGCGAACCCCGCGCGATAGACTCCGTCGTTCACGTTCTCATAGATGAAGGCGTTGAGATCGTCGATGTCCTTCCGTAACCCTTTCGGATACAAGTCGATCGTGCTGTCGGTGAACCGGTCGAACTCGCTGTTGAACATGCGCATGAGGTCGTCGTCGGAGTTGCTGACAATGCGCTTGGTCTCGTTATCCCACAGCACGGGCACCGTGACCCGTCCGCGATAATTCGGGTCGGTCGCCAGGTAGGCCTCGCTCAGAAAGCGGAACCCGTTGACCGGGTCGGTCGAATGGCCCGGCCCGTCCCGAAACGCCCATCCGCGGTCGTCGCGGATCGGGTCCACCGCGGTCATCCCGATCACGTCTTCCAGTTTCTTGAGCTTCCGCACGATGATCGTGCGGTGCGCCCAGGGGCAGGCCCACGACACATAGAGATGGTAGCGCCCGCGAACCGCCGGGTAGCCGGAACTGCCGTCCGCCGTCACCCAACCGCGAAACGCGTCCTCTTGCCGTTTGAATTCGCCCTCGGCGGTTTGCTCGTCCGGAAATTGCGCTTTCACCGTCATGCCACGGGTTGCCGCTTCTGTTCTGTCTCCGCCGGCCGGTCGTGAACAGTACCTTGGAGTCGGAGCCGCAATCAACCGCTAACTTCATGTGGTGCGAGGCTGCGGTCCGGCATGGTAGTCTGTGGCGGAGAGATCGGCGGAAGCCGGGCCATGGATCAGGATCTAAAACGGTCGCGCACGACGTGGGGGTCTGGTGCAAGGATGGCGAGCGAACCGTGACCAAGCCAAGCTTTGAATTTTCCGCCGGCGGGGTGGTGGTCAAGGACGACACCGTCCTCCTCATCCGCGTGCGAAGTCTCAAAGGCCGGGAGGTGTGGACGTTTCCCAAGGGCCGGCTCAACGAGGGCGAGCGGAGCCCGGAGGCGGCGCTGCGCGAAGTGGAGGAGGAGACGGGTTGGCGTTGCCGGATCGAACGGGAACTGCCCCGGTCCGAATACTGGTTTCAGCAGGACGGGCGACGCATCCACAAGACCGTCCGGTGGTTCAAGATGACCGCGATCGAACGCGTCGGGGAGCCGGATCGTGAAGTCGAAGAAGCGGTCTGGCTGCCCATCGCCGAAGCCGGGTCCCGCCTGACATATGAATCCGACCGGCGCCTGCTCGCGCAGGCCCTAGCGGAAGGGTCGGCACCCGAGAGCGAACAATCGGGTTGACCGCTTTGCGGACGCCTCACAGCCCATCGGACCTGTTTGCGGGCCGATGGCCCGGGGGCCGGCTCACGTTCTATAACCTCCACACCGACGAACGCTTGACGGTCACCTACCGCGACGAGGAGGGCCGCTACGACTACGAAGCCCTGGACGATGTGAACTATCTCCTTCGATGCCACCACACCAATGAAATGGCCGCCATGGATGTGCGGGTCATTGAATTCGTGAACCTAGTGCAGAAGCAAGTCGGCAGCGATCGGGAAATCCGCGTGGTTTCGGGGTATCGTTCGCCGGAGTATCAGGCTCTGTTGATCCGTATGGGTAGACGGGTGGCTCGCCACAGCCTGCATGTGCAGGGCCAGGCTATTGATTTCTTTATTCCCGGGGTCAACCTCCGTACGGTCCGTGAGACGGCGCTGAAGCTCAAGTGCGGTGGGGTCGGCTACTATCCTCGCAAGAGGTTTGTTCATCTTGATTCCGGCCCGTTCCGATGGTGGTAGGCCGCAGAACTTCCGGCTTCATCCTTCTCGCTTTCTGTGTTGCCGCTTCCTGCGAGCCAACCCTTGGCCAGTCCCGGCCCAGTCCCGACGCCAAGCTCAAGCATCCGTCTTCTCTCTGCGCCGTCATCCATCCCAGCGATGCCGACATTGCCTGGGAGTGTCGGCAGATCGGAAAAGGGGAGACGCTCGAACGGTTATTCGGGAAGCGCTGGGTGGACGTGGCGCGGTTTAATCGCGTTGACCGGCGTCATGCCTATCACGGAGTCCGGATTAAGGTGCCGAGACGTCTTGAGGAGATCGCGAATTTCACACCTCTGCCGCCCGAATATCCACCAGCGAAGACCGACGAGCAATTCATCCTGATTGATCTCGCCGAGCAATTTCTTGGCGCCTACGAATATGGTTCGCTCCGCTTTTCGATGCCGGTGACGACGGGTGAAGCAGGAAACGAGACGCCGACTGGCTTATTCCGGATCACGGCGCTTCACCGCCAGCATAAGTCCTGCCTGTACACGATCGAGGGTACCGACACGCCTTATCCGATGAATTACGCGCTTCACTTCTTCGTCACTCGCGAAGGGGTGTCCTATTGGATTCACGGGCGGGATGTGCCCGGCTATCCCGCTTCGCACGGCTGCGTCGGCCTGTATGATGAGGCGATGCAGAAGGAATACTACGGGGTGCCGCAGGATCCGGAGTTGGATGACGCCAAGAGGCTGTATGAATGGGTGCTCGGGAACCGGAGGGATGATGGCAAGGTGCTTCTGGTCGAAGACGGCCCCAAGATCCTGATTCGGGGCGCCGCGCCGCGCTAAGACCGTGACGCCGCTGGGGGGCCGCGCGAATCCACGCGGTCCTTCTCCTCAAATCGGCTTCAATCCTTGTACCTTCTTCCCTACGCAACTTTCCCTGGCAAGTTCCAGGAATGACGCTATACTGAAATTGTGGAACCGGTTCTGCCAGGAACAAGGTGTTGACCTTGCGGGTTTCTTTGGCACTTAACGGCATCGGTGCATGTTCATCCCACACACGGAGGTGCAACCATGGGTATGACCTCGACCTACTGCAGCGACTGCTATAACAAGTCCTCGAAAGAAGACGCGCAACTTCAGACCGCTGAACGAGCCGGCAAGACCCCGATGACGAAACAAGGCGCTTGCAGCAAGTGCGGGAAGTCCACGGTCGTCATCTATTACGAAACCTGACGGTCCTCAGCCCGATCCCTCTCCGACGCGAGCGTCCCGCTCCAGGACTGTGGCCGGCCTTCGCCCGGGCATGGCGGAATTGTCACGCCCATCGTGTGTGCCCTTTATCCCTCCGCTCTTCCCGCAATTGTCGTGTCACGGGAAAATGTGGTAGGCTGCTCGCAACGTCACATGAATAGTCTGGAACCGATCGCCTGCCTGGTCCGACCATCCTGCGACCTTTTCCAGCCTATTTAGAGGTTTCACCCTCTTCCACGGAGGTCTAGCCTATGAACATGTACCGGCTTACGGGTGGGGGCTTGCTCGCGTTCGTCGTGGTCCTGTCCGTCAACGTCGCCTGCGCGCAGGCGCAGGCACAGAAAGGAGCGTCGAAGATGACGGTGTCAGAAGGTAAACTGGTGTCCCTCGAATACACGCTCCGGTTGGACGACAAGACGGTCGTCGAGAGCAACGTGGGCGGCGATCCCTTGAAGTACACCCAAGGCGCGCACGAGCTGATCGTCGGGTTGGAGAAGGCGCTGGAGGGCATGGCGGTGGGCGACAAGAAGACGGTGACCGTTCCTCCGGCGGACGGCTACGGGGTTGTCGATCCCAAAGCCTTTCAGGAAGTGAGCAAGAAACTGATTCCACCGGACGCGTTGAAGGTCGGGGCGCAGCTCCAGGGCCGAGGGCCTGACGGCCGGGTGCTCTATCCACGGGTGTCGGAAGTCAAGGATGAGACGGTCGTGCTGGATTTCAATCATCCGCTCGCCGGCAAGACGCTCACCTTCGACGTGAAGGTGTTGGACATCAAGGACGGCGCCGTCCCGTCCAATCCGAAGCGACCTCACTGATCAGCCCCATGGGCCTTCGACTGTGCCAGGGAGGCAGCGAATAGCTGGTAGCTAGCAGCGAAGAGCCCGGACCACCTAGCTGCTCGCTGGTGTTCATTAACCCCGCTCATCGACGGACTTGGCGAGATCGCGGAGCGCTTGGGCGATCTTGACCGGGTAGGGCGGAGCGGGGTCCAGTCGCCGCAAGAAATCGGGTAGGCGGGCGAGTTGGGAAGCGGCGTGCGCGCGCGCTTCGGTGAGGGAAGGAGGGGGGGCGAGACGGCGGCCGGCCCGCAGGACCGGCCGGAGGAGCGCGTCGCCTGTCTGCGCGTCATCCGCCAGGGTGACGATGTCCTCGGCGAATGGGCCGTCCGCCTCATAGTGCCGGTATACCTGTTTCCGGCCCGGCCACGTGGCTTTTCCCTCCGACCGTTTTCGGCAGGCCCGTCCGGCGTATTCCTGCAGCTTGTACGCGCAGTCGAGCGACGGGGCGTCGGCCGACGTCGTCATGGCCGTGCCGACCGCGAAACTGTCGATAGGCGCGCCGCTCGCCATGAGGGCCTCCAGCCGGTACTCGTCCAAATTGCCGCTCGCCAGAATCTGCACGTGCGGAAGCCCGCCGTCGTCAAGGATCCGTCGGACCTTCCGGGCGTGATCCGCCAGATCCCCGCTATCCAGCCGCACGCCCTTGACGGTAATGCCTTTCTCCTTCAGCCGGGGCGCGAGCGCCACCACCTTGCGGGCGGCCGCCTCCGTGTCGTAGGTGTCGATCAGCAACACGACGTTGTCGGGCTGGGCGTAGGCGAAGTGCTCGAACGCGCGGGCTTCGTCTTCGTGCGCCTGCACGAACGCGTGGGCCATCGTGCCGTAGACCGGAATCCCGAATCTCACGCCGGCGAGCACCGTCGCCGTGCCGGTAAAGCCGACCAGGTGGCTCGCCCGGGCCGCGAGCAGCCCCGCCTCCGCGCCATGAGCGCGCCGCAACCCGAAATCGATCAGCGGCTTGCCGCCCGCGACCAACACCGACCTCGCCGCCTTGGATGCGATCATGGTCTGGAAGTTGAGGAGGTTCATGACCCGGGTTTCGACGAACTGGGCCTGAGGGAGCGGGGCGGTCACGCGGAGGATCGGCTCGTTCGGGAAACAGACCGTGCCTTCCGGCATGGCGTGCGCGTCGCCGGTAAAACGCAGGTGTTCCAGGTAGTCGACGAACGACCGGCCGAAGCGCCCGCAGCGCGCGAGCCACTCCAGATCCGCCGGGCTGAAGCGGAACGTTTCCAGATAGTCCAGCACCTGCTCCAGGCCGGCCGCGATCAGAAAGTTGCGGGCGGGCGGCAGCTTGCGGACGAAGAACTCGAAGACCGCCGTCTCCTCCATCCCCTGCTCCACGTAGGCCTGGAGCATGGTGAGTTGGTAGAGATCGGTGAGGAGCGCGCTCGGGGGCTGGTTCATGCCGCGAGATTCTCCAGGCGGATCGGCACGGCGCCCAGGCGGACCATCTCCTCCTCCGCCTTGCGCCCGTCGTCCGGTTGCACGTTGACGGCTCTGATGCCGTCCGTCAGGAGACAGACGTCATAGCCGAGTTTCCTGGCGTCCTTCACCGTGTTGAGCACGCAGTAGTCGGTCGCCAGGCCGCCGACGAACAGGCGTCGCACGCCGGCGGCTCGAAGCCGCTCGTCGAGCGGCGTGCCCTGGAACGCGGAGTAGGCGTCCTGGTCCGGCTCGGTCGCCTTGTGAATGACGACGGCAGACGGGGGCGTCTGGAAGCCCGGCGGCGGCAAGGAACCGGGCGAGCCGGCGACGCAGTGGACGGGCCACGGACCCCCCCGTTCGCGGAAGGAACAGTGATTCGACGGATGCCAGTCGCGGGAGAGGAAGATCGGCAACCCACGCGATTGAAAGCGGGCCATGTAGCGCATCAGGATGGGTACGATCCGATCGCCGCCCGGCACGCCCAACGCCCCGCCGGGGAGAAAGTCGTTCTGGACGTCCACGACGATCAGAGCATCGCCCGGTTGAAGCGTCTCTGTGCCCATAGCTGTGGCCGCGAGACCTGCGCCTGGCCTACAAGGCTCCCAGCAACTTGGATGCCTTCTTCACATCCCGGGGTTTGACCCAAAAGATCGCCCCGTAACGGCCGGAACCGGCCACCACCGCGTCCAACGCCGTGACGTTGATCTTCGCGCCGGCCAGTTGCGCCAGGGCGTCGACCAACGCGCCGGGCCGATCGTCTCCCTCGATCAGGAAACAGGTCTTGGGCGCTTTGAGCTTCCACTTGGCGCGCTTGGCGGCCGTTTTGAACGCTTCGGGGTCGGACGGGACGAAATCCATTTGGGATCGTCGCCCCCGGGGAAATGCGGAGAACGCCAACAAGTTGACGCCGGCGTCCCGCAACATGGTGAGCGCGCCGGCGCCGATGCCCGGCTTGTCCGGGACCTCGACTTTGAAATACTGCGCGGTGCGGATTGTATCAGCCATGGGACCCTCCCTTGTTGGACACCACGAAAAATGAGCCAGCGGTGCCGGAATTGTAGACCACGTTCAGGGGATGAGGCCAGAGGCGCGCCGGACAACGTCGCCCGGGGGCCGCCGGACCGCTCAGCCCGCCGACGCGTCGGGGCTCGCCGCTTTCGCGCCGAATCCGGTGAACAGCCGCCCGTACGCCTTCGCCAGCGTGGTGCGCTCCAGCAGGAACACGAGCAGCGCGGTGAAGACGATGCTGAAGAGCACAACCGCATAGGCGAGGTCCTGGATCAGCTCCCCGCCGGGAAGACCCTGCTGGAGCGGAATCGACGCCAGCACGACCGTCGCCAATCCCTTGGGAGCTATGGCGGCCATCAGCGAGGCGTCCGACACGCGGGTCTCCCTGTCCACGGAGAGGCGGACCACCGGAATGCGGACCAGAAAGATCACCACGGTCAGAAGGAAGCCGATCGAGACCACCCATGGGTCCGTCAGACGCTCGGACAGCCCGACGTACACGAAGAAAAACGTCTTCAGCAGAAACGCCACCTCGGAGAAGAAGATCTTTTCGGTCTCGTTCAGCGTGATCGTGTCCTGCGGGAGAATCCGCTTCCAGGCGGACAGTTGAAACGACCGGATGTTGCCGAGCGTGATGCCGAAGGCCAACGCCGCGATGTAGCCGCTGAATCCGAAGAACTCCGCGACCCCGAAAATCACGAAGACGAAGGCCGGCGTCGTGAAGATCGCGTTCTGCAGCGTCCGGATCTTGTTGAGCAGCACCGACCAGAGCAGGCCGCTCCCGACGCCCAGGATACTCGCCATGAGGAACGACGCCAGAATGTGCCCGGCCATGAGCCCGATCCGGATCTCGCCCAGGCGGTACAGTTCCAGGAAAGCGAGGGCCACCACGATGCTGAACACGTCGCTGACCGCCGATTCGAGAAACAGGATCGTTCGGCTCTTGTCCTGCATGTCGAGCTGTTTGACCAGCGGCACAACCACCGCCGGAGAAGTGGAGCCGACGATCGCCCCGAACATCAAGGCAAGGATCGGGGTGAGATCCGTCATGTACAGGGCCACCCCCGCAATCGCGCCCATGGTCACGAGAAAGCTCATAAGGCTCAAGGAAGAGGTGCCCAGTACTGCCTTCCGGAGCGTCGGCAGCGGGATGCCCGATCCTTCCTCGAACAGCAGCACGATCAGGGTGACGGTGGTAAAGACGTGCCCCACCGCGCCGAAATGCTCGGGAGTCACCAGTCCGAGCCCGGGGCCGATGACCAGGCCGATGATGATCAGCAACAGAACGTCGGGCAACTTGGTCTGCCGGAAGATGCCCGTGAACAGATGGGCCAGAAAGACCAGGATGCCGACGGAGGTAATGCTGACCGCGACTTCGTCCATAGGCCGGAGACTCCGCAAAGAGCCGGTGCGCCGCCGGCGTCCATTATGCAGGGAACGCCGAACGATAGCAATCGAGCAAGGCCGTCCGAGCAGCATCCGTGCTTAAGTGGTGATGCTCAGCGCCGGCGCCTCGCTCGCCGCCTCGCCGGTCTGGAGAATCGTCGACGAGTGTGGGACAATGCGCCTGGCCGGCGGCCCCGCACGGGCCGCCGGCCGGTGCGGAGTCAGGCTTCCGAACGACATCGGAGGATATCCCATGCGAATGATGACGAAACAGGCGATTCCGATCCTGACCCTGCTGGTTGCCCTGACTGTTTCGCCCGCCTTGGCGCAGGCTCCCGCGGCGCCGCCCGCCGAGAAGCCGGCGGGAGCACCCGTGCGATTCGGAGAGGAGGACCTGTTTTCCATCTACGCGAGCTTCGGTCCGTTCACGCCTCAGGATCGCGCTCGGGTCATTGCCCAGCGACTGACCCGGCTGGCGAACGATCCCGGTACCGATGTGCAGCGCATCACCACCGTCGATCGGGAGCAGTCGACCGACATCGTGCTGGGCGAGACGATCCTCGTCGCGGTGACGGATGCCGACGCTCAACCGCTCGGCAAAACGCCCCAGGTTCTGGCCAAGGAGTACGCGTTCAAGATCCGCAACGCCCTCAGCAAACAGAGAGAAGAGACCAGCGTGAAATCGCTCCTGATCGACAGCCTGTTTGCCCTGCTCGATACGCTGGTGCTTGTAGCCCTTCTGATCGGCTTCCGGAAGGGCTTTCCCAAGGTGTACGCCACAATCGACGCCTGGCGCGGCACGTATATCCGATCCATCAAGGTGCAGCGTGTCGAACTCTTTTCCGCTCGGCAAATCGCCGAACTGCTCATCGGCTTGGCCAAGGCCGTCCGCGTCATTGCCACGCTGCTGCTCTTGTATTTCTACATTTCGACCGTGTTGGGGGTGTTCCCCTGGACGAAAGGCGTCTCGGCGCAACTCTTCGGCGCGGTGTTCTCGACGCTGCGCGCGATCGGCCAGGCGTTCGTGACCTACGTGCCCGACGTCATTTCGATCATCGTGATCGTCGTCGTGACCCGCTACATCATCAAGCTGATTTATCTGATCTTCAGCGGAATCGAGCGCGGAGCCATTACCTTCGCGGGGTTTCACCGGGATTGGGCGTGGCCCACCTACAAGATCGTACGGTTCCTGGTCATCGTCTTCGGCGCGATCGCGGTCTTTCCTTACATTCCCGGCTCCCGATCTGAAGCCTTCCGGGCGATTTCGATTTTCCTGGGCGTCCTCTTTTCTTTGGGCTCGACCGGCGCGATCAGCAATATCATTTCCGGGCTGGTGCTCACGTACATGCGCCCCTTTCAAATCGGCGACCGGGTCAAGATCGCCGATACGATCGGCGACGTGACCGCC
The DNA window shown above is from Nitrospirota bacterium and carries:
- a CDS encoding DUF882 domain-containing protein; its protein translation is MRTPHSPSDLFAGRWPGGRLTFYNLHTDERLTVTYRDEEGRYDYEALDDVNYLLRCHHTNEMAAMDVRVIEFVNLVQKQVGSDREIRVVSGYRSPEYQALLIRMGRRVARHSLHVQGQAIDFFIPGVNLRTVRETALKLKCGGVGYYPRKRFVHLDSGPFRWW
- the dinB gene encoding DNA polymerase IV, whose protein sequence is MLTAMLSGFGGRGKTLDGTLGQQWGLTMPRIVAHLDMDAFFAAIEERDNPALRGVPLVVGADPKQGQGRGVVSTANYKAREYGIHSALPISRAWRLSEAARKRGEPAVVFLRVDMRKYAQVSHRIMEILRRFVTHLEQASIDEAYLDLSFTGSYEQAEALCRRIKEAIRVEEGLTASIGIGPNKLVAKIASGLRKPDGLTIVREDEAEKFLAPLPVRAIPGIGPKTEEWLAKRGIRLVKDLRRYSPEDLHELFGKRGIDLYEKARGRDDSPIEEFYEPKSIGEQETFERDTFDPTVLGDRLKAMCQGVAARLAEEGDVRFRTVVLTVRFADFETVSRSHTLREPTGSAKVLELEALKLLLPFLDARENPKGKLIRLLGVRVEKLDRSSGGESVGGLV
- a CDS encoding L,D-transpeptidase, which produces MVVGRRTSGFILLAFCVAASCEPTLGQSRPSPDAKLKHPSSLCAVIHPSDADIAWECRQIGKGETLERLFGKRWVDVARFNRVDRRHAYHGVRIKVPRRLEEIANFTPLPPEYPPAKTDEQFILIDLAEQFLGAYEYGSLRFSMPVTTGEAGNETPTGLFRITALHRQHKSCLYTIEGTDTPYPMNYALHFFVTREGVSYWIHGRDVPGYPASHGCVGLYDEAMQKEYYGVPQDPELDDAKRLYEWVLGNRRDDGKVLLVEDGPKILIRGAAPR
- a CDS encoding glutathione S-transferase family protein, with amino-acid sequence MTVKAQFPDEQTAEGEFKRQEDAFRGWVTADGSSGYPAVRGRYHLYVSWACPWAHRTIIVRKLKKLEDVIGMTAVDPIRDDRGWAFRDGPGHSTDPVNGFRFLSEAYLATDPNYRGRVTVPVLWDNETKRIVSNSDDDLMRMFNSEFDRFTDSTIDLYPKGLRKDIDDLNAFIYENVNDGVYRAGFATSQRVYERAVRRLFDALDQLEARLRDRRYLFGSRFVETDWRLFVTLVRFDAVYHGHFKCNIRRIMDYPNLLGYLKDLYHHDGIAETVNFDHIKRHYYVTHDDINPTRIVPLGPDQDLHAPHGRERLG
- a CDS encoding NUDIX hydrolase yields the protein MTKPSFEFSAGGVVVKDDTVLLIRVRSLKGREVWTFPKGRLNEGERSPEAALREVEEETGWRCRIERELPRSEYWFQQDGRRIHKTVRWFKMTAIERVGEPDREVEEAVWLPIAEAGSRLTYESDRRLLAQALAEGSAPESEQSG
- a CDS encoding mechanosensitive ion channel family protein; the protein is MRMMTKQAIPILTLLVALTVSPALAQAPAAPPAEKPAGAPVRFGEEDLFSIYASFGPFTPQDRARVIAQRLTRLANDPGTDVQRITTVDREQSTDIVLGETILVAVTDADAQPLGKTPQVLAKEYAFKIRNALSKQREETSVKSLLIDSLFALLDTLVLVALLIGFRKGFPKVYATIDAWRGTYIRSIKVQRVELFSARQIAELLIGLAKAVRVIATLLLLYFYISTVLGVFPWTKGVSAQLFGAVFSTLRAIGQAFVTYVPDVISIIVIVVVTRYIIKLIYLIFSGIERGAITFAGFHRDWAWPTYKIVRFLVIVFGAIAVFPYIPGSRSEAFRAISIFLGVLFSLGSTGAISNIISGLVLTYMRPFQIGDRVKIADTIGDVTARELLVTRVRTIKNVDITIPNAMVLGSHIINFSSSAKDRGLILHTSVTIGYDAPWRTVHKLLIDAAKATTHILQKPEPFVLQTSLNDFYVTYEINAYTDQPNKMAEIYAELHQNIQDKFNEAGVEIMSPHYSQIRDGNKTTIPEEYLPKTYEAPAFRIAPLETFLGKRDESSVQRNPK
- a CDS encoding peptidylprolyl isomerase, giving the protein MNMYRLTGGGLLAFVVVLSVNVACAQAQAQKGASKMTVSEGKLVSLEYTLRLDDKTVVESNVGGDPLKYTQGAHELIVGLEKALEGMAVGDKKTVTVPPADGYGVVDPKAFQEVSKKLIPPDALKVGAQLQGRGPDGRVLYPRVSEVKDETVVLDFNHPLAGKTLTFDVKVLDIKDGAVPSNPKRPH
- a CDS encoding nicotinate phosphoribosyltransferase, encoding MNQPPSALLTDLYQLTMLQAYVEQGMEETAVFEFFVRKLPPARNFLIAAGLEQVLDYLETFRFSPADLEWLARCGRFGRSFVDYLEHLRFTGDAHAMPEGTVCFPNEPILRVTAPLPQAQFVETRVMNLLNFQTMIASKAARSVLVAGGKPLIDFGLRRAHGAEAGLLAARASHLVGFTGTATVLAGVRFGIPVYGTMAHAFVQAHEDEARAFEHFAYAQPDNVVLLIDTYDTEAAARKVVALAPRLKEKGITVKGVRLDSGDLADHARKVRRILDDGGLPHVQILASGNLDEYRLEALMASGAPIDSFAVGTAMTTSADAPSLDCAYKLQEYAGRACRKRSEGKATWPGRKQVYRHYEADGPFAEDIVTLADDAQTGDALLRPVLRAGRRLAPPPSLTEARAHAASQLARLPDFLRRLDPAPPYPVKIAQALRDLAKSVDERG
- a CDS encoding cation:proton antiporter, encoding MDEVAVSITSVGILVFLAHLFTGIFRQTKLPDVLLLIIIGLVIGPGLGLVTPEHFGAVGHVFTTVTLIVLLFEEGSGIPLPTLRKAVLGTSSLSLMSFLVTMGAIAGVALYMTDLTPILALMFGAIVGSTSPAVVVPLVKQLDMQDKSRTILFLESAVSDVFSIVVALAFLELYRLGEIRIGLMAGHILASFLMASILGVGSGLLWSVLLNKIRTLQNAIFTTPAFVFVIFGVAEFFGFSGYIAALAFGITLGNIRSFQLSAWKRILPQDTITLNETEKIFFSEVAFLLKTFFFVYVGLSERLTDPWVVSIGFLLTVVIFLVRIPVVRLSVDRETRVSDASLMAAIAPKGLATVVLASIPLQQGLPGGELIQDLAYAVVLFSIVFTALLVFLLERTTLAKAYGRLFTGFGAKAASPDASAG
- a CDS encoding nicotinamidase translates to MGTETLQPGDALIVVDVQNDFLPGGALGVPGGDRIVPILMRYMARFQSRGLPIFLSRDWHPSNHCSFRERGGPWPVHCVAGSPGSLPPPGFQTPPSAVVIHKATEPDQDAYSAFQGTPLDERLRAAGVRRLFVGGLATDYCVLNTVKDARKLGYDVCLLTDGIRAVNVQPDDGRKAEEEMVRLGAVPIRLENLAA